One region of Mesoplasma sp. JKS002658 genomic DNA includes:
- the tilS gene encoding tRNA lysidine(34) synthetase TilS — MLGIKINQKILIGVSGGPDSMFLLDLLVNQGYQQIIVCHVNYHTRTSSIRDEAIVKRYCDLHHLKYYNKNITSEFEDNHTNFESTARKLRYDFFAQIGLKENATILLIAHNLNDHIETYLLQKQRHNLVDYYGLKVKNKYQQLTVLRPLLNQTKSSILNHVNQKKIPFGIDETNFDLKYARNQLRSQLNEVDFDFYLAEIKQANHLNEADKQVALKYFTKNLIGDKLVLDSWFYHLSQKQVMFVLINYFKYLKVDQIFLHRKNNTLKAIAQTLLTSKKPILKIKIPNYWLVKDFNTCYFLIDNEIELVKTMINNHQELNQLTTKWVQELIAKDGFQFPYLLTNDFENYKLKTFCQKKKTNRFFIDHKISFFARVKQPAIIRLNNQQLINYQNFLGD; from the coding sequence ATGTTAGGAATTAAAATTAATCAAAAAATATTGATTGGGGTCTCTGGAGGACCTGATAGCATGTTTCTCTTGGATTTGTTAGTAAATCAAGGTTATCAACAAATCATTGTTTGTCATGTCAATTACCATACCAGAACTTCATCAATTCGTGATGAAGCGATTGTTAAACGTTATTGTGATTTGCACCACTTGAAATACTATAATAAGAATATTACTTCTGAATTTGAAGATAATCACACCAACTTTGAATCAACAGCAAGAAAGCTACGTTATGATTTTTTTGCCCAAATTGGCTTAAAAGAAAACGCCACAATTCTTTTAATCGCCCATAATTTAAATGATCACATTGAAACTTATTTATTGCAAAAACAACGCCATAATTTAGTGGATTATTATGGTTTAAAAGTTAAGAATAAGTACCAACAACTAACTGTGTTACGACCTTTGTTAAATCAAACTAAAAGTAGTATTTTAAATCACGTGAATCAGAAAAAAATTCCTTTTGGAATTGATGAAACAAACTTTGATTTGAAGTATGCGCGAAACCAGTTAAGATCACAACTCAATGAAGTTGATTTTGACTTTTATTTAGCAGAAATTAAACAGGCAAACCACTTAAATGAAGCTGATAAACAAGTTGCTTTGAAGTATTTTACTAAGAACTTGATTGGTGATAAGTTAGTCCTTGATTCTTGGTTTTATCATTTGAGTCAAAAACAAGTGATGTTTGTCTTAATTAATTATTTTAAGTACTTAAAAGTTGACCAGATTTTTCTGCATCGGAAAAATAATACTTTAAAAGCAATTGCTCAAACACTTTTGACAAGTAAAAAACCAATTTTAAAAATTAAAATCCCAAACTATTGGTTAGTTAAAGACTTCAACACTTGTTATTTCCTTATTGATAATGAAATAGAACTTGTTAAAACTATGATTAACAATCATCAAGAGTTAAATCAATTAACTACGAAGTGGGTTCAAGAATTAATTGCTAAAGATGGTTTTCAATTCCCCTATTTGTTAACCAATGATTTTGAAAATTATAAACTAAAGACTTTCTGTCAGAAAAAAAAGACTAATCGTTTCTTTATTGACCATAAAATTAGTTTTTTTGCTCGGGTAAAACAACCAGCAATTATTCGGTTGAACAACCAGCAGTTAATTAATTATCAAAACTTTCTAGGGGATTAA
- a CDS encoding tRNA1(Val) (adenine(37)-N6)-methyltransferase — protein sequence MKVLNDLLGYENLQLYQDDTMFSFTLDSILLARFINFNKRMTKIVDFGTNNGVIPLIISRYTTAAITGVEINSQAVVLAQENMSLNELNHQVKIVNDDIKVFAKKNIHGFDLVVCNPPFFEVGEKTKTRETNPLMVDARHETLINLAEIIQSASLCLNNKGVFVMVHRAQRTGEIIELFHQYHLVVKRLRFVYSKSKYEAKTVLIEGQKQGNKGVEILPALIAHNDDETYSDEILEFFRD from the coding sequence ATGAAAGTGTTAAACGATTTATTAGGGTATGAAAATTTACAGCTTTATCAAGATGATACAATGTTTAGTTTTACATTAGATAGTATCTTATTGGCACGATTTATTAATTTTAATAAAAGAATGACAAAAATTGTTGATTTTGGCACTAATAATGGGGTGATTCCTTTAATCATCAGTCGTTATACCACTGCTGCAATCACGGGGGTGGAAATTAATTCTCAAGCAGTAGTTTTAGCTCAAGAAAATATGAGTTTAAATGAATTGAATCATCAAGTAAAAATTGTGAATGATGATATTAAAGTATTTGCTAAGAAGAACATTCATGGTTTTGATCTTGTGGTTTGTAATCCACCCTTTTTTGAAGTGGGTGAAAAAACTAAGACTAGAGAAACTAATCCCTTAATGGTTGATGCTCGTCATGAAACGTTGATTAACTTAGCAGAAATTATTCAAAGCGCTAGTTTGTGTTTAAACAATAAAGGAGTATTTGTGATGGTTCATCGTGCTCAAAGAACTGGTGAAATTATTGAGTTATTTCACCAGTATCATCTGGTGGTTAAGCGTTTGCGTTTTGTTTATTCTAAAAGTAAGTATGAGGCAAAAACTGTTTTAATTGAAGGTCAAAAACAAGGTAATAAAGGAGTTGAAATCCTTCCTGCCTTGATTGCCCATAATGATGATGAAACTTATAGTGATGAAATTTTAGAATTTTTTCGGGATTAG
- the tmk gene encoding dTMP kinase — protein MFITIEGIDGGGKTTLIEPLKKYIEKKGYEVFLTREPGGTAISEEIRTILLKKRPEKIDGWTEALLFIASRKQHLSEAIIPALKANKIVICDRYMDSTTAYQGAGRGLKLDDIDEVQNIVLGEHKPDLTIYLDLNLQSANQRINHRRDVDDANRLDEENNEYKQKVIDGYHDLVQKYPNRFKVIDASLSKEEVINQAKMIIDQVLK, from the coding sequence ATGTTTATTACAATTGAAGGAATTGATGGTGGGGGAAAAACCACTCTAATTGAACCATTAAAAAAATATATTGAAAAGAAAGGGTACGAAGTTTTTTTAACTCGTGAACCAGGAGGAACAGCAATTTCTGAGGAAATTCGCACCATCCTTTTAAAAAAACGTCCTGAAAAAATTGATGGATGAACTGAAGCATTGTTATTCATTGCCTCAAGAAAACAACACCTCTCTGAAGCAATTATTCCTGCTTTAAAAGCAAATAAAATTGTAATTTGCGACCGCTATATGGATTCAACTACTGCTTATCAAGGAGCGGGTAGGGGGTTAAAACTTGATGATATTGATGAAGTGCAAAACATTGTTCTGGGTGAACATAAACCAGATCTCACTATTTATCTTGATTTAAACTTACAATCAGCTAATCAAAGAATTAACCATCGTCGTGATGTTGATGATGCGAACCGTTTAGATGAAGAAAATAATGAGTATAAACAAAAAGTTATTGATGGTTATCATGATTTAGTTCAAAAGTATCCTAACCGGTTTAAGGTAATTGATGCCAGTTTATCAAAAGAGGAAGTCATTAACCAAGCAAAAATGATTATTGATCAGGTTTTAAAATAA
- the recR gene encoding recombination mediator RecR — protein sequence MENKFDQVVEKFQNLQGISKKTAQRLVMGLINNPNTLKELDEGLLMIKTKLGECSTCFYLTIDGICPICSDSHRNQNQVMVVANMMDAKIVEESKTFNGIYAILKGEIDLNKNITPDKLKIPELLMRVNQNSELIFALNATFNGELTANYLRDIARKNQISYARLARGIPRGGVLDYIDEQTLKEAIRNRHKNDEE from the coding sequence ATGGAAAATAAGTTTGACCAAGTTGTAGAAAAATTTCAAAATCTTCAAGGAATTAGTAAGAAAACTGCCCAACGCTTAGTGATGGGTTTGATTAATAATCCAAACACTTTAAAAGAACTTGATGAAGGGTTATTGATGATTAAAACCAAATTAGGTGAATGTTCAACCTGTTTTTATTTAACTATTGATGGAATTTGTCCAATTTGTAGTGATTCACACCGAAACCAAAACCAGGTAATGGTTGTGGCTAACATGATGGATGCCAAAATCGTTGAAGAGAGCAAAACTTTTAATGGGATTTATGCGATTTTAAAAGGAGAGATTGATTTAAATAAAAACATTACTCCTGATAAGTTAAAGATTCCAGAATTATTAATGCGAGTGAATCAGAACAGTGAGTTAATTTTTGCTTTAAACGCTACTTTTAATGGTGAATTAACAGCTAATTACTTACGTGACATTGCACGAAAAAACCAGATTAGTTATGCTAGATTGGCTCGGGGAATCCCTCGTGGTGGGGTTTTAGATTATATTGATGAACAAACTTTAAAAGAGGCAATTAGAAATCGGCATAAAAACGATGAAGAATAA
- the dnaX gene encoding DNA polymerase III subunit gamma/tau — protein sequence MQQHNSLYRVYRPNAFKDVAGHQNIVEILTFELKNNNFDHAYLFAGQRGTGKTSVARILAKGINCLDLQNGDSCNACANCQTFNNNQFPDIYEIDAASNNGVDEIRNIKNNVQTLPIIGQYKVYIIDEVHMLSKAAFNALLKTLEEPPKHVVFILATTEYDKIPQTIISRCQTFNFKRISNQDLTARIDFIAHEEGYHLSQEAARQIYAISEGSLRDALNDLEQLMVVAYDSKKIDIEEVKTLFYIATKAEKLAIIHQILNHESQEVISYFEHSRQQGMDFNLLTLALIKMIKEIIEYQLTLDQSFLTELNVEDAMAFKTIPLNDLFLITDNLTQAYIKTKNTTAGFDYILLSVLKTIQTMDSQLSSGRSQAVVTKKVVLNPKQKEASDEIVSSPSTPDNQQIKVDQEPLRENLTTAELSEKEETSKTLSVDEYSEIINQSQPNPSKKINLNPLTKTTQSLEALIDHQHQLIEVSLNEPKINYLIDDLINVLMGVVQEENPTLRHELNDKLQKIFETNQANELISSDEAYQLSAFYGAKIAAANRSEIIITTDNFISANLINLSLVKPEISAALFKVLKDKYVVYGVSASMWKETKTTFADLKQKNFLPEYTQINFDNFYTANEKKATSHQLEQSQELLDKAAQLFDLTDVNFGDK from the coding sequence ATGCAACAACATAATTCTTTATACCGAGTTTATCGTCCGAATGCTTTTAAAGATGTTGCTGGTCATCAAAATATTGTGGAGATTTTAACGTTTGAATTAAAGAACAATAATTTTGATCATGCTTATTTGTTTGCGGGTCAACGCGGAACTGGAAAGACGTCAGTGGCGAGAATTTTAGCAAAGGGAATTAATTGTTTAGACTTGCAGAACGGTGATTCGTGTAATGCTTGTGCTAATTGTCAGACTTTTAACAATAACCAGTTTCCTGATATTTATGAAATTGATGCTGCTTCTAACAACGGAGTGGATGAAATTCGTAATATTAAAAATAATGTCCAAACCTTACCAATTATTGGCCAATATAAAGTTTATATTATTGATGAAGTTCACATGCTTTCAAAAGCTGCTTTCAACGCTTTATTAAAGACTTTAGAAGAACCACCAAAACATGTGGTGTTTATTCTGGCGACCACTGAATATGACAAGATTCCCCAAACAATTATTTCGCGTTGCCAAACGTTTAACTTTAAACGAATTAGTAACCAAGATTTAACTGCTCGAATTGATTTTATTGCTCATGAAGAAGGTTATCATTTAAGTCAAGAAGCCGCCAGACAAATTTATGCGATTAGTGAAGGATCGTTGCGGGATGCTTTAAATGATTTAGAACAATTAATGGTCGTAGCTTATGATTCTAAAAAAATTGATATTGAAGAGGTAAAAACTTTATTTTATATCGCTACTAAAGCAGAAAAGTTAGCGATTATTCACCAGATTTTAAATCACGAAAGTCAGGAAGTAATTAGTTATTTTGAGCACAGTCGTCAACAAGGAATGGATTTCAACCTTTTAACATTGGCTTTAATCAAAATGATTAAAGAAATCATTGAATACCAGTTAACTCTTGATCAAAGCTTTCTCACTGAACTTAATGTTGAGGATGCAATGGCATTTAAAACCATTCCTTTAAACGATTTATTTTTAATCACTGATAATCTAACTCAAGCTTATATTAAAACCAAAAATACCACGGCTGGCTTTGACTATATTTTGTTGAGTGTTTTAAAAACGATTCAAACCATGGATTCACAACTATCAAGTGGAAGATCACAAGCAGTAGTCACAAAGAAGGTCGTGCTTAATCCAAAGCAAAAAGAAGCATCTGATGAAATTGTGTCATCACCTTCCACACCAGATAATCAGCAAATAAAAGTAGATCAAGAACCTTTGAGAGAAAATCTAACTACTGCAGAATTATCAGAAAAAGAAGAGACGAGTAAAACTCTTAGTGTTGATGAATATTCTGAAATTATTAATCAATCACAACCAAATCCTTCTAAAAAAATAAACCTTAATCCTTTGACTAAAACTACTCAAAGTTTAGAAGCGTTAATTGATCATCAACACCAATTAATTGAAGTTAGTTTGAACGAACCAAAGATTAATTACTTAATTGATGATTTAATTAATGTTTTAATGGGGGTGGTTCAGGAAGAAAACCCTACTCTTCGCCATGAATTAAACGATAAACTCCAAAAGATTTTTGAAACTAATCAAGCCAATGAGTTAATCTCTTCTGATGAAGCTTATCAACTTTCAGCTTTTTATGGAGCAAAGATTGCTGCGGCTAATCGTTCTGAAATTATTATTACTACTGATAATTTTATCAGTGCTAATTTGATTAATTTATCGTTAGTTAAGCCAGAAATTAGTGCTGCTTTGTTTAAGGTATTGAAAGACAAGTATGTGGTGTACGGAGTAAGTGCTTCAATGTGAAAAGAAACTAAAACTACCTTTGCTGATTTAAAGCAAAAAAACTTTCTACCTGAGTATACACAAATTAACTTTGACAATTTTTATACTGCAAATGAAAAGAAGGCAACTAGTCATCAACTTGAACAAAGCCAAGAATTATTAGACAAGGCTGCCCAATTATTTGATTTAACTGATGTTAACTTTGGGGATAAATAA
- a CDS encoding winged helix-turn-helix transcriptional regulator, which translates to MKKYMLDDKFCPVAKTLEVINTPWKILIVYKLINGTLRFNQIKREIPNISEKMLSVSLKELESQKIINRDEIHNGPLRVEYKLSQIGNDLIPIISAVTEFGNKNFKPIEKIA; encoded by the coding sequence ATGAAAAAATATATGTTAGATGATAAATTTTGTCCCGTGGCCAAGACCCTTGAAGTCATTAATACACCATGGAAGATTTTAATCGTTTATAAGTTAATAAATGGGACATTACGTTTTAACCAAATCAAACGAGAAATTCCTAACATCTCTGAAAAAATGTTAAGTGTTTCGTTGAAAGAGTTAGAATCTCAAAAGATAATTAATCGAGATGAGATTCATAATGGTCCGTTGAGGGTTGAATATAAACTAAGCCAAATCGGGAATGACTTAATTCCGATTATCAGTGCCGTTACCGAATTTGGCAATAAAAATTTTAAACCAATTGAAAAAATCGCTTAA
- a CDS encoding deaminase, which yields MENEYFNELMVLADLALSSDDIPASAIIIDQDQNIIAKSYNNRMKTKTICGHAEINAINDAFQIKTTNNLKGCKIYTSLEPCDMCFGAIRQARIDEICYVIDNNKNTVTKSFALNSREVILKKAGTREQEKIYQTKLRTFFDDNLR from the coding sequence ATGGAAAACGAATACTTTAATGAATTAATGGTTTTAGCCGATTTGGCTTTAAGTAGTGATGATATCCCTGCAAGTGCGATTATTATTGATCAAGACCAAAACATTATTGCTAAGTCATATAACAACCGGATGAAAACTAAAACAATTTGTGGTCATGCTGAAATTAATGCCATTAACGATGCCTTCCAAATAAAGACTACTAACAATCTTAAGGGGTGCAAAATCTATACTAGTCTTGAGCCTTGTGATATGTGTTTTGGGGCAATTCGTCAGGCAAGAATTGATGAAATCTGTTATGTGATTGATAATAATAAAAACACAGTGACTAAAAGTTTTGCCTTAAATAGCAGAGAAGTCATTTTAAAAAAGGCAGGAACTAGAGAACAAGAAAAAATTTATCAAACGAAATTAAGAACTTTTTTTGATGATAATTTACGATAA
- the serS gene encoding serine--tRNA ligase — translation MLDINFIEANQKEVVKRLNSRNADYTSDVHKIVELNHQRKLILIDVEKLKSDRNNLSKTIGELVRAKKNDEVESIKTRVGKINQAITRYDEQLKEVNYLLDRFLRTIPNLPDAEIKVGIDENDNQEIRRWGDEKKKEQTVPHWEIATKLNLVDFDLGAKLSGSRFVVYTNQGAKMVRALADLLIQSHTNHDYQEMFVPVIVNQELMYGTGQLPKFAEDAYITGNQYLIPTAEVPLTNIHANEILDLKTLPKKYVAFSQCFRQEAGSAGRDTKGLIRLHQFNKVELVKIVEQKNSVQELELLVEDAQLILELFDLPYRVVELCTGDLGFSATKTYDLEVWFPSQNKYREISSCSNCGDFQARNMMIRYKDDNNETKLAHTLNGSGVAIDRLIAAILENYYDGEKLVLPAKLQPYFNGEKFLK, via the coding sequence ATGTTAGATATTAATTTTATTGAAGCCAACCAAAAAGAGGTCGTTAAACGTTTGAATTCTCGTAATGCTGATTACACTAGCGACGTTCACAAGATAGTAGAGTTAAACCACCAACGGAAACTAATTTTGATTGATGTTGAAAAGTTAAAAAGTGATCGTAACAATTTGTCAAAAACCATTGGTGAACTAGTTCGAGCAAAAAAGAATGATGAGGTTGAATCAATCAAGACCAGGGTTGGTAAAATTAACCAAGCTATTACTAGATATGATGAACAACTTAAAGAAGTTAATTATCTATTAGACCGTTTTTTACGTACCATTCCTAATCTTCCTGATGCTGAAATCAAAGTCGGTATTGATGAAAATGATAATCAAGAAATCCGTAGGTGGGGTGATGAAAAGAAAAAAGAACAAACAGTCCCTCATTGGGAGATTGCTACGAAATTAAATTTAGTTGATTTTGATTTAGGTGCAAAATTAAGTGGTTCACGTTTTGTGGTTTATACCAACCAAGGGGCAAAAATGGTGCGAGCTTTAGCAGATTTATTGATTCAATCTCATACTAATCACGATTATCAAGAAATGTTTGTTCCAGTAATTGTGAACCAAGAATTAATGTATGGAACAGGACAATTACCTAAGTTTGCTGAGGACGCTTATATTACTGGGAATCAGTATTTAATTCCCACTGCTGAAGTACCCTTAACTAATATTCATGCTAACGAGATTCTTGATTTAAAAACATTACCAAAAAAATATGTGGCTTTTAGTCAATGTTTTCGTCAAGAAGCTGGAAGTGCAGGAAGAGACACTAAAGGATTAATTCGTTTGCACCAATTTAATAAAGTGGAGCTAGTAAAAATTGTTGAACAAAAAAATTCAGTCCAAGAATTAGAACTATTAGTTGAGGATGCCCAATTAATCTTAGAGCTTTTTGATTTACCTTATCGCGTGGTGGAGTTATGTACTGGGGATTTAGGTTTTAGTGCGACAAAAACTTATGATTTAGAAGTTTGGTTTCCATCACAAAATAAATATCGAGAAATTTCTTCTTGTTCTAATTGCGGTGATTTTCAAGCACGGAACATGATGATTCGTTATAAGGATGATAATAATGAAACAAAATTAGCACATACTCTTAATGGAAGTGGAGTGGCAATCGATCGCTTGATTGCTGCTATTTTAGAGAACTATTATGATGGAGAAAAACTTGTTCTACCCGCTAAATTACAACCTTACTTTAATGGTGAAAAATTCTTAAAGTAA
- the gyrA gene encoding DNA gyrase subunit A — protein sequence MSEKEEFGHGRLEPIDIATEVRRDFLEYSMSVIVSRALPDLRDGLKPVHRRIIYAMDNLKITANQPHKKSARIVGEVIGKYHPHGDTAVYDSMVRMAQDFSYRYPLVDGHGNFGSIDGDGAAAMRYTEARLTKMSGYLIKDIDMETVPFIDNYDASEIEPAYLTGYFPNLLANGAMGIAVGMATNIPPHNLIEVNNAIIAYINNPQITIDQLLDDYIQGPDFPTGALMTNGKSMREGYKTGKGSVRMRAKTKTENYKGRDRIIVTEIPYQTNKVKIIEKIADLVRNKEINGISDIRDESNLKEGIKVVIDLKKEANPELILSQLFRQTPLQSSFSINLLALRNNVPELLDLKSIIRYYVDYQLEIIVKRSLFEQTKKQARLHILEGLSKALDYIDPIIKTIRDSQSVEIARNALMTTYEFDEDQVKAILEMSLQRLVGLEQEKIHTEMNEISTRLDYLNLLINDSSEQNQVLINQLNEISEKFGDARRTETISDGLLNIDDEDLIPDQKMIILLSQEGNLRRVDPNEFKVQKRGGRGINVNSNNNDPIVIAAMGKTRDWVMMFTDSGKVFRVKAYQVQQYSRNSKGIPALNFLPGLTKEDKITAILPLRNNKEKFKYLVFVTEKGTIKKTEIENFNRVNQNGKIAISLKEGDRLITVLPTTGEETIFIATTLGKVIRIDERIVRSLSRTATGVKGIKLEEHDEVVGATTSFGTDEIITISSKGNFKKTKIDQYRISGRNGKGVKVMDLNEGKFSGLLAARETDLLLIISSDGNLIKTKVSAIPTLSRTARGVKGINLGSNQEISAVALEYNKHGLEDLDYEENFEPTIIFDNDDQTIDITQIFDNDDDLTITE from the coding sequence ATGAGTGAAAAAGAAGAATTTGGCCATGGCCGCTTAGAACCAATTGATATTGCAACCGAAGTTCGTCGTGACTTTTTAGAATACTCAATGAGTGTTATTGTTTCACGTGCCTTACCAGATTTACGTGATGGGTTAAAACCAGTGCATCGGAGAATTATTTATGCGATGGATAACTTGAAGATTACAGCTAACCAACCGCACAAAAAGTCTGCACGAATTGTAGGAGAAGTGATTGGGAAGTATCACCCTCACGGAGATACTGCTGTTTATGATTCGATGGTCAGAATGGCTCAGGATTTCTCTTATCGTTATCCTCTGGTTGATGGTCATGGAAACTTTGGCTCAATCGATGGGGATGGCGCTGCTGCAATGCGTTATACTGAAGCCAGATTAACAAAAATGTCTGGTTATTTAATTAAAGATATTGATATGGAAACTGTTCCTTTCATTGATAACTATGATGCTTCTGAAATTGAACCAGCCTACTTAACTGGTTATTTTCCTAACCTTTTAGCTAATGGAGCAATGGGAATTGCTGTGGGAATGGCTACTAATATTCCTCCTCATAACTTAATTGAGGTGAATAATGCAATTATTGCTTATATTAATAACCCCCAAATTACAATTGATCAATTATTAGATGATTATATTCAAGGTCCAGACTTCCCGACCGGAGCATTAATGACTAACGGAAAATCAATGCGAGAAGGTTATAAAACTGGTAAGGGTAGTGTGCGTATGCGTGCTAAAACCAAAACCGAAAACTATAAAGGTCGAGACCGAATTATTGTCACTGAAATTCCTTACCAAACCAATAAAGTTAAGATTATTGAAAAAATCGCTGATTTGGTTCGTAATAAAGAAATTAACGGAATTAGTGATATTCGTGATGAATCTAACCTAAAAGAAGGAATTAAAGTTGTGATTGACCTAAAAAAAGAGGCTAATCCAGAATTGATTCTTTCCCAATTGTTCCGTCAAACTCCTTTACAGAGCAGTTTTTCAATTAATTTATTAGCGTTGCGAAATAATGTTCCTGAACTCTTGGATTTAAAATCAATTATTCGTTATTATGTTGATTATCAACTAGAAATTATTGTGAAACGTTCACTTTTTGAACAAACAAAAAAACAAGCACGTTTACATATTTTAGAAGGTTTAAGCAAAGCATTGGATTACATCGATCCAATTATTAAAACGATTCGTGATTCGCAAAGTGTGGAAATTGCTAGAAATGCTTTAATGACTACTTATGAATTTGATGAAGACCAAGTTAAAGCGATCTTGGAAATGAGCCTGCAACGTTTAGTTGGTTTAGAACAAGAAAAAATTCATACTGAAATGAATGAAATTTCTACTCGTTTAGATTATTTGAACTTATTAATTAATGATTCTTCAGAACAGAACCAAGTTTTAATCAATCAATTAAATGAAATTAGTGAAAAATTTGGTGATGCTCGTCGAACTGAAACCATTTCTGATGGATTATTAAATATTGATGATGAAGATTTAATTCCTGATCAAAAAATGATTATCTTACTTTCTCAAGAAGGTAACTTGCGTAGAGTTGACCCAAACGAATTTAAGGTTCAAAAACGTGGTGGTCGCGGAATTAATGTTAATAGTAATAACAATGATCCGATTGTAATTGCAGCAATGGGTAAAACTCGTGACTGGGTCATGATGTTTACTGATTCTGGAAAAGTGTTCCGGGTAAAAGCTTATCAAGTGCAACAATATTCACGAAATTCAAAGGGAATTCCTGCACTTAACTTTTTACCAGGTTTAACTAAAGAAGATAAAATTACTGCCATTCTCCCGCTTAGAAATAATAAAGAAAAATTCAAGTATTTAGTATTTGTTACTGAAAAAGGAACAATTAAGAAGACTGAGATTGAAAACTTTAACCGGGTAAACCAAAACGGAAAAATTGCCATCTCTTTAAAAGAGGGTGACCGTTTAATTACAGTCTTACCAACCACTGGTGAAGAAACCATCTTTATTGCAACAACTCTTGGTAAAGTAATTCGAATTGATGAACGCATTGTTCGCTCTTTATCTAGAACTGCTACTGGAGTAAAAGGAATTAAGTTAGAAGAACATGATGAGGTAGTGGGAGCGACAACTTCGTTTGGAACTGATGAAATTATTACCATTTCTTCAAAAGGTAATTTCAAAAAAACTAAGATTGATCAATACCGTATTAGTGGAAGAAATGGTAAAGGGGTTAAGGTTATGGACCTTAATGAAGGAAAATTTAGTGGTTTATTAGCTGCTAGAGAAACTGATTTACTCCTAATCATTTCAAGTGATGGTAACTTGATTAAAACTAAAGTTAGTGCCATTCCGACTCTTTCAAGAACTGCCAGGGGAGTAAAAGGAATTAATTTAGGTTCTAACCAAGAAATTAGTGCTGTTGCTTTAGAGTACAATAAGCATGGGTTAGAAGATCTTGATTATGAGGAAAACTTTGAACCAACCATCATTTTTGACAATGATGATCAGACAATTGATATCACGCAAATTTTTGACAATGATGATGATTTAACTATTACTGAATAA
- a CDS encoding nucleoside 2-deoxyribosyltransferase has protein sequence MTKKIIYNAGSMFNEAQWDQRKREGAVLRELFPDYEIKNPVDFDTNQGTAPTNKEIFELDYAGLKAAEYVILEIDGWDSGTHMEFGLVVEMAKNNPDKRLYPIISDFRYKQGIIKGEIVGFGLNEMITGAFYDEDLNSGDVPRLTLCDSHQSAREAIKAFETGDLKDYRQRFDIKHLYHDSESVYHGFEK, from the coding sequence ATGACAAAGAAAATTATTTACAACGCTGGATCAATGTTTAACGAAGCGCAGTGAGATCAAAGAAAAAGAGAGGGAGCAGTTTTGCGTGAACTTTTTCCTGATTATGAGATTAAAAATCCAGTAGATTTTGATACTAATCAAGGTACTGCTCCAACCAACAAAGAGATTTTTGAGTTAGATTATGCAGGACTAAAAGCAGCAGAATATGTGATTTTAGAGATTGATGGTTGAGATTCAGGAACACATATGGAATTTGGATTAGTTGTTGAAATGGCAAAGAATAATCCTGATAAACGACTTTATCCAATTATTTCTGATTTTAGATATAAACAAGGAATCATTAAGGGTGAAATTGTTGGTTTTGGTTTAAATGAAATGATTACTGGTGCTTTCTATGATGAAGATTTAAATTCTGGAGATGTACCTAGACTTACTTTGTGTGATTCTCACCAATCAGCTCGTGAAGCTATCAAAGCTTTTGAAACTGGTGATTTAAAAGATTACCGACAAAGGTTTGATATTAAACACTTGTATCATGATAGTGAAAGTGTTTATCACGGTTTTGAAAAATAA